The Leptospira sp. WS39.C2 genome contains a region encoding:
- a CDS encoding 16S rRNA (uracil(1498)-N(3))-methyltransferase: protein MEPGLILFRIPFQKKDKIQLTKEEVNHLRALRLYAETTTIQIRDGAGGLFNYLYTPKSNDLHFQNEEFVELKTERKKVAIALPKGNRLDFFLQKVTEIGLNEVIFLVFRHSIRKEFNLERAKKIVNEAAAQSKQTEILKLSIEPAKDWLEAHKESLVVFHPFGKEPFQIQTLSGKIPVIGPEGGYHLEEEEWMEKNKIPKLTLPGGVLRTETCGIVAASFLVYGT from the coding sequence TTGGAACCGGGTCTTATCCTATTTCGAATTCCTTTTCAAAAAAAAGATAAAATCCAATTAACGAAGGAGGAAGTGAACCACCTTCGTGCATTGCGGTTGTATGCAGAGACCACTACCATCCAAATCCGTGATGGAGCAGGTGGACTCTTCAATTATCTATATACACCCAAATCGAATGATCTACATTTTCAAAACGAGGAATTCGTAGAGTTAAAAACTGAGCGAAAAAAAGTAGCCATCGCTTTACCTAAAGGGAATCGTTTGGATTTTTTTTTGCAAAAGGTGACTGAGATTGGCCTGAATGAAGTGATTTTTTTAGTGTTTCGTCATTCCATCCGAAAAGAATTTAATTTGGAACGTGCTAAAAAAATTGTGAACGAAGCTGCAGCCCAATCGAAACAAACAGAAATATTAAAACTATCCATTGAACCTGCAAAAGATTGGTTAGAAGCACATAAAGAAAGTTTGGTGGTTTTCCATCCGTTTGGCAAGGAACCATTTCAAATCCAAACTCTTAGTGGTAAAATCCCTGTCATTGGCCCAGAAGGTGGGTATCATTTAGAAGAAGAGGAGTGGATGGAAAAAAACAAAATCCCAAAACTCACACTCCCTGGTGGAGTGCTTAGGACTGAAACTTGCGGGATTGTTGCCGCAAGTTTTTTGGTTTATGGTACGTAA
- a CDS encoding radical SAM protein → MAKIQFLQLPVPPPSYFAATGNVPLAAASLASCLESKANPIQGITASVIPPEDTDSLGDKDLIDRICKEGPDFLGLSLYLWNTERSLYIANEVKKRNPDIQILIGGPEVNEDNPYVLGESGFDIAVSGEAEHNFRSLMKSLLNKESLENLENVAYRKKNGELSLFGLPSPANFPLTDFPSPYTTGHLSVNPKRSTYLETVRGCKSQCTYCFYPKSSQNLRTLDISETIQLISNLKSKGARELVFLDPTFNHRPGFESFLDAIAEVNSDGQMTMFAELRSEGVTPKLANKLKKAGFNRIELGLQSVNEETLKRVKRFGSPHKVAEVAKMLAGEGIDLLLDLIIGLPGDTPDDVERGIYFFLEHGLGEWVQAFPLSVLPGTSMRKDAEREGLVYMPKPPYRIIQTPNFSPETLRDSVYFAENLLERRLDEFARPFLCDLDPKIQDRLDWYPARSKESHIHFLNSLERGTRHQSVWFHSDSLSNDLLEILSMMEKKVDSEPFCTIDFVIPLMDVPNSKDILRLESLLNSKRNSYLAKTLAYRGENLQHRLVFVIPRGKEKLLNWRDSLTGEESFLVYETILPDHISKLDPENSHFYLVTGELIHSKDWEFLKESMDPETITFANRKWEERWSMEVLGYGEL, encoded by the coding sequence ATGGCAAAAATCCAGTTTTTGCAATTACCGGTACCACCTCCCAGTTACTTTGCTGCGACAGGGAATGTCCCCCTAGCAGCTGCTAGCTTAGCTAGCTGTTTAGAATCCAAAGCAAATCCCATCCAAGGGATCACAGCTTCCGTCATACCTCCAGAAGATACTGATTCTCTTGGGGATAAAGATTTAATCGATCGAATTTGTAAAGAAGGTCCTGATTTTTTAGGTCTCTCTTTGTATTTATGGAACACAGAACGTAGCCTTTATATTGCAAATGAAGTAAAAAAAAGAAATCCAGACATCCAAATCCTCATCGGAGGACCTGAAGTTAATGAAGACAATCCCTATGTACTCGGGGAAAGTGGATTTGACATAGCTGTTTCAGGTGAAGCAGAACACAATTTTCGTTCTCTAATGAAATCATTATTAAACAAAGAATCATTAGAGAATTTAGAAAATGTAGCATATAGAAAAAAAAATGGTGAACTCAGTTTGTTTGGTTTACCTTCACCAGCTAACTTTCCTTTAACGGATTTTCCATCTCCATATACAACAGGGCATTTATCTGTAAATCCAAAACGTTCTACTTACTTAGAGACGGTAAGAGGTTGTAAATCCCAGTGTACATATTGTTTTTACCCTAAGTCTTCTCAAAACTTAAGAACACTTGATATAAGTGAGACCATACAATTGATTTCCAATCTGAAATCAAAAGGTGCCAGAGAATTAGTATTTTTAGATCCTACTTTCAATCATAGACCAGGTTTTGAATCTTTTTTAGATGCAATTGCTGAAGTGAATTCAGATGGCCAAATGACTATGTTTGCAGAACTTCGCTCAGAAGGTGTTACTCCAAAACTTGCTAACAAACTAAAAAAAGCTGGATTTAATCGCATAGAACTTGGTTTACAATCGGTAAATGAAGAAACTCTGAAACGAGTAAAGCGGTTTGGAAGTCCTCATAAGGTAGCCGAAGTTGCAAAGATGTTAGCTGGTGAAGGGATCGATTTATTACTTGATCTCATCATTGGACTTCCTGGTGATACGCCTGATGATGTGGAAAGAGGAATTTATTTCTTCTTAGAACATGGATTAGGTGAATGGGTCCAAGCCTTTCCACTTTCCGTATTACCAGGTACAAGTATGCGTAAAGATGCTGAAAGAGAAGGTCTTGTATACATGCCAAAACCTCCGTATAGGATTATACAAACACCTAATTTTAGCCCAGAAACATTACGTGATTCTGTTTATTTTGCAGAAAACTTACTGGAACGAAGGTTGGATGAATTTGCTCGGCCATTTTTATGCGATTTAGATCCTAAAATTCAGGATAGGTTGGATTGGTATCCGGCTCGTTCGAAAGAATCACATATTCATTTTTTAAACTCATTGGAACGTGGGACAAGGCACCAAAGTGTTTGGTTCCATTCGGATTCCCTCTCCAACGACCTTCTCGAAATCCTTTCTATGATGGAAAAAAAAGTGGATTCGGAACCATTTTGTACGATCGATTTTGTGATCCCCCTGATGGATGTTCCCAATTCAAAAGACATCCTCCGGTTAGAATCCTTACTCAATTCCAAACGAAATTCTTATTTGGCGAAAACATTGGCTTATCGTGGTGAAAACTTACAACACCGATTGGTTTTTGTCATTCCACGAGGAAAGGAAAAACTCCTCAATTGGAGGGATTCATTAACAGGTGAGGAATCCTTTTTGGTTTATGAAACCATCCTCCCTGATCATATTTCTAAGTTAGATCCAGAAAACTCTCATTTTTATTTAGTGACTGGTGAATTGATCCATTCCAAAGATTGGGAATTTCTAAAAGAATCCATGGACCCTGAGACCATTACATTTGCCAATCGGAAATGGGAAGAACGATGGTCGATGGAAGTATTAGGATATGGGGAATTATAA
- the kdpA gene encoding potassium-transporting ATPase subunit KdpA, with product MVELLYFPLFVGLLILVSPFFGYYMAFILNANVLPFEGIFNRFLHSGEPVDQTSKQYLQSLCLFHLIGGGFLFVVLRYQNMFPLNPMKIEGMDWDLALNTTISFITNTNWQAYSGESQLSYFSQMVGLTPQNFLSAAVGISVLAFVSRAIVSSSEQKFGNFWKDMFRSTFYILLPLSVMIAILLISQGVIQTWNEPLSILGTDNQPIPLGPAASQIAIKQIGTNGGGYFGVNSAHPFENPTPISNFIEMFSILFIPASCVFLYGKITNSFRHAWVVFFVMLSLLIFGFFAVFFSEWNHPGFWEGKETRFSLTESSLWLSVTTAASNGSVNSMHDSYSPLAGGIGIFQMMLGEIIFGGVGTGMYGMVLFLILTVFLSGLMTGRTPEYFGKKIGSYEIKWTLFGILAPTVCILIGTTITIFMDSGFTAKGPHALSQILYAFSSASGNNGSAFAGFGADTLWGNLSLGFCMFVGRFSVIYAVIMVTASLGSKITTKSSEGNFRLDTVLFGILSFSVIVIVCGLSFFPVMALGPILEELMLRSGIFF from the coding sequence ATGGTAGAATTACTCTATTTTCCTTTGTTTGTTGGGTTACTGATATTAGTATCACCATTTTTCGGTTATTATATGGCATTCATATTGAATGCAAACGTATTGCCTTTTGAAGGTATTTTTAATCGATTCCTTCATTCTGGTGAACCAGTAGACCAAACTTCGAAACAATATTTACAGAGTCTATGTTTGTTTCACTTGATTGGAGGAGGTTTCCTCTTTGTAGTTTTACGTTATCAAAATATGTTTCCTCTCAATCCAATGAAAATTGAAGGAATGGATTGGGACTTAGCACTGAATACCACTATTTCCTTTATCACAAATACAAATTGGCAAGCTTACTCTGGTGAAAGCCAACTCAGTTACTTTTCTCAAATGGTGGGACTCACTCCTCAAAATTTTTTAAGTGCCGCAGTTGGAATATCTGTTTTAGCGTTTGTGAGTAGAGCGATTGTTTCATCATCCGAACAAAAATTTGGGAATTTTTGGAAAGATATGTTTCGTTCCACATTTTATATCCTTTTGCCTTTATCGGTTATGATTGCCATTCTTTTGATTTCCCAAGGTGTGATCCAAACTTGGAACGAACCTCTATCAATACTCGGCACAGACAACCAACCCATCCCTCTTGGACCTGCCGCTTCACAAATTGCAATCAAACAAATTGGAACCAATGGTGGTGGGTATTTTGGAGTGAATAGCGCACATCCCTTTGAAAATCCAACTCCTATTTCTAATTTTATCGAAATGTTTTCGATTCTTTTTATCCCTGCTTCCTGTGTATTTTTGTATGGAAAAATAACCAATTCCTTCAGACATGCATGGGTTGTTTTTTTTGTTATGTTAAGTTTACTCATCTTCGGATTTTTTGCCGTATTCTTTTCCGAATGGAATCACCCAGGATTTTGGGAAGGAAAGGAAACTCGGTTTTCGTTAACAGAATCGTCCTTATGGTTATCTGTAACGACTGCGGCATCAAACGGATCTGTCAACTCTATGCATGATAGTTATTCTCCGTTAGCTGGTGGAATTGGTATTTTTCAAATGATGTTAGGTGAAATCATTTTTGGTGGTGTTGGAACAGGGATGTATGGAATGGTTCTTTTCCTTATTCTTACCGTTTTCTTATCAGGTCTTATGACAGGAAGAACACCAGAGTATTTTGGAAAAAAAATTGGAAGTTATGAAATCAAATGGACCTTGTTTGGAATCCTCGCACCAACCGTTTGTATTTTAATCGGTACAACCATTACCATTTTTATGGATTCAGGTTTTACTGCAAAAGGACCACATGCGCTTTCACAAATCCTTTACGCATTTAGTTCTGCTTCTGGCAATAATGGCTCTGCTTTTGCTGGATTTGGGGCAGATACCTTGTGGGGGAATTTATCTCTCGGCTTTTGTATGTTCGTTGGTCGTTTTAGTGTGATCTATGCAGTCATCATGGTTACTGCGAGTTTAGGAAGTAAAATCACAACAAAATCATCAGAAGGAAACTTTCGATTGGATACTGTTTTGTTTGGGATCCTAAGTTTTAGTGTGATTGTGATTGTTTGTGGTTTGTCTTTTTTTCCAGTGATGGCCCTTGGTCCGATTTTGGAAGAGTTAATGTTGCGAAGTGGTATTTTCTTTTAA
- a CDS encoding outer membrane lipoprotein-sorting protein translates to MRKIWILFFLISFVSLEAQAPDTSLSAQELLARLDREMDYGKGLVKGTYVLIRRNGTSETWKINRFFNGEDALLLFDRKGRGLESKLLTKDEGENVFFFNVLSAKLFRKTDDEKYESLMGTGFFYVDLSGYSYQANYNPLVNGDLEIGGEMYYRVSLKPILPYFYKKLVLLVGKKDLKPYRVDFHDRDGILFKTLNLKYGPVKIKDTTGKVEDVQKASRLEMLDLNTGSITVWEIQEVDKTVSPDASLFNVDNLSR, encoded by the coding sequence ATGCGAAAAATTTGGATTTTATTTTTTTTGATTTCTTTTGTTTCTCTGGAAGCACAGGCACCTGATACCAGTTTGTCGGCACAGGAACTTTTGGCAAGGCTTGACCGTGAAATGGATTACGGAAAAGGCCTCGTCAAAGGAACTTACGTACTCATTCGAAGGAATGGAACTTCGGAAACATGGAAAATCAATCGGTTTTTTAATGGAGAAGATGCACTTCTTTTATTCGATCGAAAAGGTCGGGGTCTTGAGTCCAAACTACTCACAAAAGATGAAGGGGAAAATGTTTTTTTCTTCAATGTCCTCAGTGCCAAACTCTTCCGAAAAACTGATGATGAAAAATATGAATCCCTTATGGGCACTGGATTTTTTTATGTAGACTTATCTGGTTACTCTTACCAAGCAAATTACAATCCACTTGTTAATGGAGATTTGGAAATTGGTGGTGAGATGTATTATCGAGTGTCCCTCAAACCAATCCTACCATACTTTTATAAAAAGTTAGTTTTACTTGTTGGTAAAAAAGATTTAAAACCATACCGTGTTGACTTTCATGACCGAGATGGAATTTTATTCAAAACTCTAAACTTAAAATATGGTCCAGTGAAAATCAAAGATACAACTGGGAAAGTAGAAGACGTACAAAAAGCTTCCCGTTTAGAAATGTTAGATTTGAATACAGGTAGTATCACTGTTTGGGAAATCCAAGAGGTGGATAAAACTGTAAGTCCAGATGCTTCTCTATTTAATGTAGATAATTTGAGTCGATAG
- the guaB gene encoding IMP dehydrogenase, with protein sequence MSNHPLPGSELLDGVSGQELFSVNMGLTYRDFLVLPGYIDFNPSDVDLETKLSKNITLKRPLMSSPMDTVTESEMAIAQALMGGIGFIHYNNTIEEQVELVRKVKRFENGFIKDPILLSPEHTLADLDAVKEKYGFSGIPITEDGTAKTKLVGIVTNRDVDFERDRDIKLGKMMTTDLITADVGISLREANDILRTSKKGKLPIVDKQGKLVALICRSDLKKNKEFPQSSKDDQKRLRVGAALSTLPESRDRMAALAEVGVDAIIIDSAQGNSSYQIEMIHWIKSNFPNTDVIGGNVVTKAQAANLIAAGADGLRIGMGPGSICITQDTMAVGRAQATAVFKTAEYAQAHGVPVIADGGISNIGDIANALAIGASMCMMGSMFAGTKEAPGEYFYENGIRLKKYRGMASLEAMNKGGDKRYFSESQKIKVAQGVSGYVVDKGSVLNLIPYLVQGLRQSFQDMGYKSIPDLHKALREGKLRFERRTESAQAQGSVHGLYSYTKPSMRAE encoded by the coding sequence ATGTCAAATCACCCCCTACCAGGATCTGAGCTTCTCGATGGAGTCAGTGGACAAGAGCTCTTCTCGGTCAACATGGGACTCACGTATCGAGATTTTTTAGTATTACCTGGATATATAGACTTCAATCCGAGTGATGTGGATCTCGAAACAAAACTTTCCAAAAATATAACACTCAAAAGACCTCTTATGAGTTCACCAATGGATACTGTGACAGAGTCAGAAATGGCCATCGCACAAGCTCTTATGGGTGGAATTGGATTCATTCATTATAATAATACGATAGAAGAACAAGTGGAATTGGTTCGAAAGGTAAAACGTTTTGAAAATGGATTTATCAAAGATCCAATTTTACTTTCACCTGAACATACACTCGCGGATTTAGATGCTGTAAAAGAAAAATATGGATTCAGTGGGATTCCTATTACTGAAGATGGAACCGCAAAAACCAAGTTAGTTGGTATTGTTACCAATCGTGATGTGGACTTCGAAAGAGATCGTGACATCAAACTTGGTAAAATGATGACAACGGATCTGATTACGGCAGATGTTGGGATCAGTTTAAGAGAAGCAAACGACATCCTTCGTACAAGTAAAAAAGGAAAACTTCCGATAGTCGACAAACAAGGGAAACTTGTAGCCCTCATTTGTCGCAGTGACCTGAAAAAAAATAAAGAATTCCCTCAATCTTCGAAAGATGATCAAAAACGCCTTCGGGTTGGAGCTGCACTGTCCACCTTACCTGAGTCACGTGACCGAATGGCTGCCCTTGCTGAAGTGGGAGTGGATGCCATTATCATTGATTCCGCTCAAGGTAATTCAAGTTATCAAATCGAAATGATCCATTGGATCAAATCCAATTTTCCAAATACAGATGTGATTGGTGGGAATGTAGTAACAAAAGCACAAGCAGCAAACCTCATAGCAGCTGGTGCAGATGGCCTTCGTATTGGTATGGGTCCAGGTTCTATTTGTATCACACAAGACACGATGGCAGTTGGTCGAGCACAAGCAACAGCAGTTTTTAAAACAGCAGAATATGCTCAGGCACATGGAGTACCTGTGATTGCAGATGGTGGGATTTCCAATATTGGAGATATTGCCAATGCCCTTGCGATCGGTGCCTCTATGTGTATGATGGGTTCTATGTTTGCTGGAACAAAAGAAGCACCAGGTGAGTACTTTTATGAGAATGGCATTCGTCTAAAGAAATATAGAGGGATGGCTAGTTTAGAAGCAATGAACAAAGGTGGGGACAAACGGTATTTCTCTGAATCCCAAAAGATCAAAGTTGCTCAAGGTGTTTCTGGTTACGTAGTTGATAAAGGTTCTGTCCTGAACCTTATCCCTTACCTTGTCCAAGGTTTACGACAAAGTTTCCAAGACATGGGTTACAAAAGTATTCCTGATCTACACAAAGCATTACGTGAAGGAAAACTTCGGTTTGAACGCAGAACAGAATCTGCCCAAGCACAAGGAAGTGTTCACGGACTTTATTCTTACACAAAACCCTCAATGAGAGCTGAATAA
- a CDS encoding DUF1577 domain-containing protein, with amino-acid sequence METVERNKRSLDVFSDTEKKLHVLTKFLLNQELNLKDDIHSGEICYLKKVSQDGNKILVSVRPTMTLSVGQKITLYKILGRYLHLECTVEQEKGDSQFILHLNKIAIAKKDRESSRIPVPPGSAWITNVVSSKAKIETDMFHVPTAVKVNFQDYETKLKNSADFIKISTFNSREDNEVIRLVKKTKKGLLLEDVNNRECYETSPNEDFIVFAEEIEEDINKEINNRRNLKIKSELILPILYLNDEEESIPIGYIHMQSKTENFDLLKAMEMKTLCFEMVDRIRHSNMIKSDGKFPVIDISEGGLKVIVDHPDLMQSLPKLTGFQFDIFFKMQSPLTAFGQIKTITKNEEGHLTVGLAIAGHSSRSGEKKRFLENVEFFRKQNQKN; translated from the coding sequence ATGGAAACAGTAGAAAGAAACAAACGTTCCTTGGATGTTTTTTCCGACACGGAAAAAAAACTGCATGTTTTGACCAAATTTTTATTAAACCAGGAATTGAACCTGAAAGATGACATCCATTCAGGGGAAATTTGTTATCTCAAAAAAGTTTCCCAAGATGGAAACAAAATCCTCGTGAGTGTCAGACCCACAATGACTCTTTCTGTTGGCCAAAAAATCACCCTCTACAAAATCCTAGGCCGGTACCTCCATTTAGAATGCACTGTAGAACAAGAAAAGGGTGACTCTCAATTCATATTACATTTGAATAAAATCGCAATAGCGAAAAAAGACCGAGAAAGTTCAAGAATCCCTGTTCCCCCAGGTTCCGCCTGGATCACAAATGTTGTTTCAAGCAAAGCCAAAATTGAAACAGATATGTTCCATGTTCCCACCGCTGTGAAGGTGAACTTCCAAGATTATGAAACCAAATTGAAGAACTCGGCCGATTTTATCAAAATTTCCACATTCAATTCACGAGAAGACAATGAAGTCATCCGACTTGTTAAAAAAACAAAAAAGGGATTACTCCTTGAAGATGTGAACAATCGAGAATGTTATGAAACTTCACCGAATGAAGACTTTATAGTTTTTGCAGAAGAAATTGAAGAAGATATTAATAAGGAAATTAATAACCGACGTAATTTAAAAATCAAATCGGAACTCATCCTTCCAATTTTGTACTTAAATGATGAAGAAGAATCAATTCCGATTGGTTACATTCACATGCAAAGTAAAACAGAAAATTTTGATCTCCTGAAAGCGATGGAAATGAAAACTTTGTGTTTCGAAATGGTAGACCGGATACGGCACTCCAATATGATCAAATCGGATGGAAAATTTCCAGTCATTGATATTTCGGAAGGTGGATTAAAGGTCATCGTGGACCACCCTGACCTCATGCAAAGTTTACCCAAACTAACAGGATTTCAATTTGATATCTTTTTTAAAATGCAATCCCCTCTCACTGCTTTTGGACAAATCAAAACCATAACCAAAAACGAAGAAGGCCACCTAACCGTTGGACTTGCAATTGCGGGACACTCGTCACGATCTGGTGAGAAAAAAAGATTTTTAGAAAACGTAGAGTTCTTTCGTAAACAAAACCAAAAAAACTAA
- a CDS encoding potassium-transporting ATPase subunit C, translating to MNSKTSVNQWEITIRFLFVSILFLGFLYPITITGIGNILFPRQAKGSLIESDGQIIGTELFARNETDKNLFRYRPSAVSYSTFPSGASNLSPSSLELKALVEERRNELSKNEIDPNQCQELLYTSGSGLDPHITIECALEQTKHLSKVTGVKLDILQTLVWKNVESPLFGIIGRARVNVTRLNLTWKQIQLEKNTK from the coding sequence ATGAATTCAAAAACATCTGTAAACCAATGGGAAATCACAATTCGATTTCTTTTTGTTTCGATTTTATTTCTTGGATTTTTATATCCAATAACCATCACTGGAATTGGCAATATACTTTTTCCAAGACAAGCAAAAGGAAGTTTGATCGAATCAGATGGGCAAATTATTGGAACGGAGTTATTTGCTAGGAATGAAACTGATAAAAATCTCTTTCGATACAGACCTAGCGCTGTATCCTATTCCACTTTTCCCAGTGGTGCATCGAATTTAAGTCCTTCCAGTCTAGAGTTAAAGGCATTGGTGGAAGAGAGGAGAAACGAATTATCGAAAAACGAAATTGATCCAAACCAGTGCCAAGAATTATTGTATACATCTGGATCGGGACTGGATCCACATATCACAATTGAATGTGCATTAGAACAAACAAAACACTTAAGCAAAGTAACTGGAGTTAAATTGGATATTCTACAAACATTGGTATGGAAAAATGTTGAATCTCCTTTGTTTGGAATTATTGGGCGAGCACGAGTGAATGTTACCAGATTGAACCTAACTTGGAAACAAATACAGTTGGAAAAAAATACAAAATGA
- the kdpB gene encoding potassium-transporting ATPase subunit KdpB has product MKPNYFISKELFLLSIGNAFQKISPKYAFSNPVMATVWVGTLLLLLQVLYFLTIGVTLKKELPILFWLLLTLFFANFAESVAEGRGKARADSLRKTRSSTVTKRVIQAGDKNFTEITSSELKVGDIVLVEAGSTIPGDGEVVLGIASVDESAVTGESAPVIRESGGDRSAVTGGTKVISDYLYIQITAKHGESFIDKMISMIEGASRQKTPNEIALGILLFALTILFLLGVVTLIPVSKFVGNQIGQNWNFEFSVWLALFVCLIPTTIAALLSAIGISGMERLIRYNVIAKSGKAVEAAGDIHVLLLDKTGTITLGNREAHQFYPGDGVSEEELADASQLSSLSDETPEGRSIVVLAKQKYAIRERNLNALDVRWIPFSASTRMSGVEVYENGVEVRNIRKGAFDSIKKHIESLGGVIPQRDLLLIEQISRKGSTPILVSEGKRLLGVIELKDIVKGGLKERFAYLRRMGIRTVMITGDNPLTAAAIAAEAGVDDFIAEATPEAKLKRIREEQSNGYLVAMIGDGTNDAPALAQSDVGVAMNTGTQTAREAGNMIDLDSNPSKLIEIVEIGKQLLMTRGALTTFSIANDVAKYFAILPALFLPLAPLNIMQLSSPDNAILSAVIFNALVIPALIPLSLRGVKYVPKSPDQALLRNFLIYGGGGMVFPFFGIKVIDAILSGGIL; this is encoded by the coding sequence ATGAAGCCTAACTATTTTATTTCGAAGGAATTGTTTCTTTTATCTATCGGAAATGCATTTCAAAAAATTTCACCGAAGTATGCATTTTCTAATCCAGTGATGGCAACAGTTTGGGTTGGGACCTTACTCCTGTTACTTCAAGTTTTATATTTCTTAACCATTGGCGTAACTCTTAAAAAAGAATTACCAATTCTGTTCTGGTTATTATTAACTCTTTTTTTTGCAAATTTCGCAGAAAGTGTTGCCGAAGGGAGAGGGAAAGCAAGGGCAGATAGCCTCCGTAAGACCAGATCTTCAACTGTAACGAAACGAGTGATCCAAGCAGGAGACAAAAATTTTACAGAGATCACTTCGAGTGAATTGAAGGTGGGTGACATTGTCTTAGTGGAAGCAGGCTCAACCATTCCGGGAGATGGGGAGGTGGTTTTGGGAATTGCCAGTGTGGACGAATCGGCAGTGACAGGAGAGTCAGCACCAGTGATCCGAGAGAGTGGAGGAGATCGTTCTGCGGTCACTGGAGGAACAAAGGTGATTTCGGATTATCTTTATATCCAAATCACGGCAAAACATGGTGAAAGTTTTATTGATAAAATGATTTCGATGATTGAAGGTGCCTCCAGGCAAAAAACACCTAACGAAATCGCATTGGGAATCTTATTATTTGCATTAACCATTTTGTTTTTGTTAGGTGTTGTGACTTTGATACCCGTTTCGAAATTTGTGGGAAATCAAATTGGACAAAATTGGAATTTTGAATTTTCCGTATGGCTTGCCTTATTTGTTTGCTTAATTCCAACAACGATCGCCGCATTACTGAGTGCCATTGGAATCTCTGGAATGGAACGCCTAATTCGTTACAACGTGATTGCCAAAAGCGGAAAAGCTGTGGAAGCCGCAGGCGATATCCATGTCCTATTACTTGACAAAACGGGAACCATTACTCTCGGTAACAGGGAAGCCCATCAATTTTATCCAGGCGATGGTGTTTCGGAAGAAGAACTTGCTGATGCTTCCCAACTTTCTTCCTTATCTGATGAAACACCAGAAGGACGTTCGATTGTAGTTTTAGCCAAACAAAAATATGCAATCAGAGAAAGAAATTTGAATGCACTTGATGTTAGGTGGATTCCGTTTTCGGCTTCGACCCGTATGAGTGGTGTGGAGGTATATGAAAACGGAGTGGAAGTTCGAAACATACGAAAAGGTGCGTTTGATTCTATCAAAAAACATATCGAATCATTGGGGGGAGTGATTCCGCAAAGGGATTTATTGTTGATTGAGCAAATTTCTAGAAAAGGGAGCACTCCCATTCTAGTTTCCGAAGGAAAAAGATTACTAGGAGTGATAGAACTCAAAGACATCGTGAAGGGAGGTTTGAAGGAAAGGTTTGCATATTTAAGAAGGATGGGGATTCGCACAGTTATGATCACAGGAGATAACCCTCTCACTGCGGCAGCCATTGCGGCTGAGGCAGGTGTTGATGATTTTATAGCAGAAGCAACTCCTGAAGCAAAATTAAAACGTATCAGAGAAGAACAATCAAACGGGTATTTGGTGGCAATGATCGGGGATGGTACAAATGATGCGCCGGCTCTTGCTCAGTCAGATGTGGGAGTCGCAATGAACACTGGAACACAAACGGCAAGAGAAGCAGGAAACATGATTGATTTAGATAGTAATCCAAGTAAACTCATTGAAATAGTAGAAATTGGAAAACAACTGCTCATGACAAGGGGTGCACTCACAACGTTTAGTATCGCCAATGACGTTGCAAAATACTTTGCCATTCTTCCTGCTTTGTTTTTACCTTTGGCACCCTTAAATATCATGCAATTGTCTAGTCCCGACAATGCAATTCTATCTGCTGTAATTTTTAACGCTTTGGTGATCCCTGCTCTCATTCCACTTTCCCTACGTGGTGTTAAGTATGTTCCTAAATCTCCAGACCAAGCCTTACTTCGGAATTTCCTGATCTATGGTGGTGGAGGTATGGTGTTTCCCTTTTTTGGAATCAAAGTGATTGATGCGATTTTATCTGGAGGAATTTTATGA